From one Coffea eugenioides isolate CCC68of chromosome 11, Ceug_1.0, whole genome shotgun sequence genomic stretch:
- the LOC113752088 gene encoding probable LRR receptor-like serine/threonine-protein kinase At3g47570, which produces MKRTYFLFVAAVLLLHFVTTSSASIIAAGNHNNTADLNALLALKTTIFDPQRIIPTNWSNSNSVCNWIGITCNARHQRVAAINLSYMGIVGTIPPELGNLSFLVWLNVRNNSFHGHLPPELSRLHRLKYINLASNDFEGEFPSWLGCLSAVWYINFEFNRFSGSLSGRLSNLTKLEVIGLGGNFFTGNLSEEFSALPKLRVLEIQYNQLVGPLPWALFNLSSLQTIGFTNNSLSGYLPARICDHLPQLQGLYLSWNYFEGELPSGIGECSNLQVLSLSYNRFRGHIPNGVWNLTTLTQIYLGGTDLTGEIPKVIGNLYNLEILGIRSANMTGIVPQEVGNLSKLEAIQLTSNRLTGPITLKLFNISTLQFISLSENSFSGELPSTLGVSLPNLEELYLGGNTFTGAILTSISNASRLRVLDIGINHFSGAIPHSLGNLRLLEVLSVTNNDFFGDLQSNGLSFINSLANCKNLKSLRINGNPLNGFLPKSIGNLSSSLESFYAGSCGVISEIPSSIGNLSNLVALYFDNNSLTGLIPTTIKWFLKLQRIDLSDNQILGAIPSEFCNLLNLGELRLGKNMLTGMVPSCLGNVTALRYVYLNSNNLSSMIPTSFWSLRYILELDMSGNYLTGSLPAEIGNFKALVYLNLSNNQYLGGIPSTIGALQDLQELSLERNNLQGLIPDSIKNMLQLRHLDLSFNHLEGVIPNSLQVLSDLQYFNVSYNRLRGPIPQGGPFANFTNLSFLSNEALCGAPWLQPCASTFEHESRTKRIVMIVLLASGSVILALVISIFLMRLKLRKKILAPTQNLLPMATFERVSFHELRHITNGFSESNLLGSGSFGSVYKGICENGMVWAIKVFDLQLEGAFKSFDRECEVLSCLRHRNLTRVITACSSLDFKALVLEYMPNGSLEKWLHVNHHVLSIKQRLGIMIDVASGLEYLHYGYSMPIVHCDLKPSNILLDEDIVGHICDFGIAKLLGDGEYVIQTKTLATFGYIAPEYGLEGLISTRSDVYSFGIILMETFTKRKPKDEMFTEELNLRRWIQKCSPDSVIQVIDADLLHPKDKTVQRKIECVSSILQLSLSCTTDAPEERINMKEVLGALQKIKLQFIKDITP; this is translated from the exons ATGAAGAGAACTTATTTTCTTTTCGTTGCAGCCGTGCTACTGTTGCATTTTGTCACAACAAGCTCAGCTAGCATAATTGCTGCCGGCAACCATAACAACACTGCTGATCTGAATGCACTTCTAGCCCTCAAAACCACCATTTTCGACCCCCAAAGGATCATCCCAACCAACTGGTCCAATTCGAACTCTGTTTGCAACTGGATTGGAATCACTTGTAACGCTCGCCATCAAAGAGTCGCAGCCATCAACCTTTCTTACATGGGAATTGTAGGAACCATACCTCCAGAACTGGGAAATCTTTCTTTCCTAGTCTGGCTAAATGTTAGAAATAACAGCTTTCATGGACACCTTCCACCAGAGCTATCTCGTCTCCATCGATTGAAGTACATCAACCTTGCAAGCAATGACTTTGAAGGAGAATTTCCATCATGGTTGGGATGTTTAAGTGCTGTCTGGTACATCAACTTCGAATTCAACAGATTTTCTGGTTCATTATCAGGCAGGCTCTCTAATTTGACAAAGCTAGAGGTCATTGGGTTGGGTGGTAACTTCTTTACGGGAAACCTTTCAGAAGAATTTAGCGCTCTaccaaaattgagagttttggaAATTCAATATAACCAACTTGTAGGCCCTCTGCCATGGGCTTTGTTTAACCTCTCCTCATTGCAAACAATTGGTTTTACGAATAATAGCTTATCGGGTTACCTTCCAGCACGTATCTGCGATCATCTCCCACAACTCCAAGGGCTTTACTTATCATGGAATTACTTTGAAGGTGAACTTCCATCAGGCATCGGAGAATGTTCAAACCTCCAAGTTTTATCCTTGTCATACAACAGATTCAGAGGGCATATACCAAATGGAGTTTGGAATCTAACCACGCTTACACAAATATATTTGGGTGGGACAGACCTGACAG GTGAAATTCCAAAAGTCATTGGCAATCTCTATAATTTGGAGATACTAGGCATAAGGAGTGCTAATATGACAG GTATAGTACCTCAAGAGGTTGGTAATCTAAGCAAGTTGGAAGCTATACAGTTGACCTCAAATAGGTTGACAGGTCCCATCACGCTGAAACTTTTCAATATTTCAACACTACAATTTATTTCCCTCTCGGAAAACAGTTTTTCAGGCGAGCTTCCATCGACTTTAGGTGTTTCCTTACCCAATCTTGAGGAACTCTATCTCGGGGGAAATACATTCACTGGAGCTATACTAACATCCATCTCAAATGCTTCTAGGCTCAGAGTACTAGACATTGGCATTAACCATTTTAGTGGTGCAATTCCTCATTCTCTTGGAAACTTGAGATTACTAGAAGTCTTGTCCGTAACAAACAATGATTTTTTTGGGGACTTGCAATCCAACGGGTTGAGCTTCATCAACTCTCTTGCAAATTGCAAGAATTTAAAATCTTTGAGGATTAATGGGAATCCTCTGAATGGCTTCCTCCCAAAGTCTATCGGAAATCTTTCTAGCTCACTTGAATCCTTTTATGCAGGTAGCTGTGGAGTCATAAGTGAAATTCCAAGTTCGATTGGTAATTTGAGCAACTTAGTAGCACTGTACTTTGACAACAATAGTTTGACAGGGTTAATTCCAACTACAATCAAATGGTTCTTGAAGCTTCAGAGGATAGATCTAAGCGACAATCAAATACTAGGTGCTATTCCAAGTGAGTTTTGTAATTTGCTGAACTTAGGAGAATTACGACTTGGAAAAAATATGCTCACTGGTATGGTGCCTTCTTGTTTAGGAAACGTTACAGCACTCAGATATGTTTATCTCAATTCTAACAATTTAAGTTCTATGATACCAACAAGCTTTTGGAGCCTCAGATATATTTTGGAGCTAGACATGTCAGGAAATTATTTGACAGGTTCTTTGCCTGCTGAAATTGGAAACTTCAAGGCATTAGTCTATTTGaacctttcaaataatcaataCTTAGGTGGCATACCAAGCACTATTGGAGCACTACAGGATTTGCAAGAACTCTCCTTGGAACGTAACAATCTACAAGGATTGATACCAGATTCCATCAAGAATATGTTGCAGTTACGGCATTTGGATCTATCTTTTAACCATCTGGAAGGTGTAATTCCCAACTCATTACAGGTACTATCAGATCTCCAATACTTTAATGTGTCTTACAACAGATTGAGAGGACCGATTCCTCAAGGAGGGCCATTCGCAAATTTCACAAACCTGTCTTTTCTCTCAAATGAAGCATTGTGTGGCGCTCCTTGGCTCCAACCTTGTGCAAGTACATTTGAGCATGAATCAAGGACAAAAAGGATCGTCATGATTGTTCTGTTGGCATCAGGATCTGTCATATTAGCCTTGgtgatttcaatttttttgatgCGGTTAAAGCTGAGAAAGAAAATTCTAGCTCCAACTCAGAACTTGCTTCCCATGGCGACATTTGAAAGGGTGTCCTTCCATGAACTTAGACACATAACAAATGGATTCAGCGAGAGTAACTTACTTGGCTCGGGGAGCTTTGGTTCAGTTTACAAGGGAATTTGTGAAAATGGGATGGTTTGGGCCATAAAGGTATTCGATTTGCAGCTAGAAGGTGCATTTAAAAGCTTTGATCGAGAATGTGAAGTCTTAAGCTGCCTTCGTCATCGAAATTTAACAAGAGTAATTACTGCTTGCTCTAGCCTTGACTTTAAGGCTTTGGTGCTCGAATACATGCCCAATGGAAGCCTTGAGAAATGGCTTCATGTAAACCATCATGTCCTAAGTATCAAGCAAAGGTTGGGTATCATGATAGATGTGGCTTCTGGTTTGGAATATCTCCACTATGGCTATTCAATGCCTATAGTTCACTGTGACTTGAAGCCTAGTAATATTCTCCTAGATGAAGACATAGTTGGACATATTTGCGATTTTGGAATTGCGAAGTTGTTGGGAGACGGAGAATATGTGATACAAACAAAGACTCTTGCTACATTTGGATATATTGCCCCAg AGTATGGACTGGAAGGATTGATTTCAACACGTAGTGATGTTTACAGCTTTGGGATTATATTGATGGAGACatttacaaaaagaaagccTAAGGATGAGATGTTTACAGAAGAATTAAACCTCAGGCGTTGGATACAAAAATGCTCACCAGATTCTGTAATTCAGGTTATAGACGCAGATTTGCTTCATCCTAAAGATAAAACGGTACAAAGGAAGATTGAATGCGTATCGTCTATCTTGCAACTTAGTTTAAGTTGCACGACAGATGCTCCTGAGGAGAGAATAAACATGAAAGAAGTTCTAGGAGCATTGCAGAAGATCAAACTTCAGTTTATCAAAGATATCACACCTTGA
- the LOC113752087 gene encoding receptor kinase-like protein Xa21, with amino-acid sequence MELGYNKFQGPCPSELCYLLNLGRLSLSSNLLSGRLPSCIGNITSLRYLYLDSNNLSFNLPSNLWRLRDILELNLSTNSFSGSFSSENENLKALITVDLSVNNFLGDIPTAIGGLQSLQALSLKHNRLQGFIPESMKNMLELQYLDLSFNNLTGEIPNSREVLQNLVYFNVSFNRFRGPIPHGGPFANFTKLSFLSNEALCDAPWLQPCQTLEQSSRKKTVLFVLLALGSAVVAMVVSFLVIRKWRRKIMSPSNLDPDTTFERVSFHELRQITNGFSESALLGSGTFGSVYKGIRENGMTWAIKVFDLQLDGAFKSFNRECEVLRCLRHRNLTMVISACSNPDLKALILEYMPNGSLEKRLYSGTHILNIMQRLDIMIDVACGLEYLHYGYPTPVIHCDLKPSNILLDQDMVGHVCDFGIAKLLGDGESVVQTKTLATFGYIAPVHLQDEPVKNKIACISSILELALCCTADASKDRMTMNDVLKHSRRLNFNSLGLKPLKQRRMV; translated from the exons ATGGAGCTTGGATATAACAAATTTCAAGGACCCTGTCCTAGTGAATTATGTTATTTATTGAACTTAGGACGATTAAGTTTGAGCAGCAATCTGCTTTCTGGTAGACTTCCTAGTTGCATAGGGAATATTACTTCCTTAAGATATCTATATCTGGACTCCAACAATTTAAGTTTTAACTTGCCCTCAAATTTGTGGAGACTCAGGGATATCTTGGAGCTCAATTTGTCCACAAATTCTTTCAGCGGTTCTTTTTCctctgaaaatgaaaatttgaaggCACTAATAACTGTGGACCTGTCTGTCAATAACTTTCTTGGAGATATTCCCACAGCCATAGGAGGACTACAGAGTTTACAGGCACTATCCTTGAAGCATAATAGGCTGCAAGGATTTATTCCGGAATCTATGAAGAATATGTTGGAATTACAGTATCTGGATTTGTCATTTAACAATTTGACTGGTGAAATTCCCAATTCACGGGAAGTACTCCAGAATCTTGTATACTTCAATGTGTCCTTCAACAGATTTAGAGGACCAATTCCACATGGAGGACCTTTTGCCAACTTTACGAAGCTATCTTTCCTCTCAAACGAAGCATTGTGTGACGCTCCTTGGCTCCAACCTTGTCAAACTTTGGAACAAAGTTCAAGGAAAAAGACAGTCTTGTTTGTGTTGTTGGCACTTGGATCAGCAGTTGTAGCCATGGTAGTTTCGTTTTTGGTGATAagaaaatggagaagaaaaatTATGTCTCCATCTAACTTAGATCCAGATACAACATTTGAGAGGGTATCATTCCACGAACTCAGACAAATAACAAACGGGTTCAGTGAGAGTGCATTACTTGGCTCCGGAACCTTTGGTTCTGTTTACAAAGGAATACGAGAAAATGGGATGACTTGGGCTATAAAGGTTTTCGATTTGCAGCTCGATGGTGCATTTAAAAGCTTCAACAGGGAATGTGAAGTCTTACGGTGTCTTCGTCATCGTAATTTGACTATGGTCATCAGTGCTTGCTCAAACCCTGACTTAAAagctttgatacttgaataCATGCCCAATGGAAGCCTTGAGAAACGGCTTTATTCAGGCACTCATATCTTGAACATCATGCAAAGACTAGACATTATGATAGATGTAGCTTGTGGTTTGGAATATCTCCACTATGGTTATCCAACTCCTGTGATTCACTGTGATTTGAAGCCCAGCAATATCCTACTAGATCAAGATATGGTTGGTCATGTTTGTGACTTTGGAATTGCTAAGTTGTTGGGAGATGGAGAAAGTGTGGTACAAACAAAGACTCTCGCTACATTCGGATATATTGCCCCAG TTCATCTTCAAGATGAACCAGTCAAGAATAAGATAGCATGCATATCATCTATCCTGGAACTTGCTTTATGTTGTACAGCAGACGCTTCTAAGGACAGAATGACCATGAACGATGTCCTAAAGCACTCCAGAAGATTAAACTTCAATTCTCTGGGGCTCAAGCCTTTGAAGCAG AGGCGTATGGTGTAA